catttcaATAACTACCTAAAGGAATGTATCTCACAATTTGAGATAACAGCCTTAGTATTTGGAGTTAGAACTGggttttaatcaaaattttaccAGTCTCTAGCTTTGAGATCTGGGACAATAACAGCCTCTATGGACTTGCGTTTCCTTTTCTATTAAATAGAGGTATAAGACATGCCATATTTACCTTAGTGGATTTCTATGATATTCAACTCAAGTGACATAAATTTAAAAGtgcttttttaactaaaaatattataaattactcATAGCTGATAGGTTGATACTGAATAAGCAGTATGATTTTGGCCGCCTAAGATTTAATTTCTTCacccataaaataataataaatatttacctaaataatacataaataagaaataaaataatacccaCATTTTCCacatacttaataatgaagtttaaattaaattacatattgtatgtataaactaaaaaaagttttagtttaattttagGTGCAAAAGGTAATTCATATtcacatttcatttataaaaggcTCTTACATATTCAGTAGtgattatttcaaaaagaaaaaaaattatttttcactcgTGTTGTTCAGAGGCGAGATTCTTTACTTgtctttttcctaaaattttagaacctactattttattctttgtaagtCCTTCACTATAAAGAACTTTACTACATGATTTACATTATTGATACAAgatgcatttcattttcttttactttttaaaatacccaCACCAGGTTTTGTTAATATtctttgtcttcctccctccctccctctccccctttttttctgtctttctccgtttctttctttgtttcttttcttcttcttgcaaTTTGTGAAATTATTAACTTAGTAAACGTGGCTCTGTGAATTAAACACATGTCTAATGCCCTAGATCCCTGTCTTTTTCATGatagtgtctttatttttatgttatatttcatTACACATTAAGAATTAACTTattttagggctttcctggtggcacagtggttgagagtccgcctgccgatgcaggggacacgggttcgcgtcctgctccgggaatatcccacatgccgcggagcagctgggcccgtgagccatggccgctgagcctgcgcgtccggagcctgtgctctgcaacgggagaggccacaacagtgagaggcccgcgtaccgcaaaaaaaaaaaaaaaaaaaaaaaaaaaatgttgttccCATCCCAAGGACTACAAAGATATTTTCaggatgaaagaaaatagaatgcaGGTAAGAGtggcagaaaaaataataaaaatgaaatgggtCAGATGGTCCTGGATTGACTGTGATTAGTATGATGGGGCCAGATGTGAGCAGGCCACTGCCATGGGTGACCAGTACTCTTCATTCAAATCAGCACTTTCCATCACAATGCCCTGAAAAGATATGGGAGCTTAAAAAAACATCTGAGCTATAATTGGGTGGCAACAGGAATTTTCTTCCCTCCATGGAGACAATTTTGACATAGATTACTCTCTGAAATTAGACATCATCTGTCATATTTAACACCTTCCGTTCCCTCATTGTTCTTGCAGCATTGTAATAAATGTTCATgagttctcaggaaaaaaaaaaaaaggctgattgAACTCTGGACACTTCATAGTGTAATGATATGAAAGTAACAATTTGAACCTATACTTTAATGTGGCTAAATAAATACAGTTGAGATTCATCCTggacaaaaattatgaaaatagacTATCCTTGGTTCATTACAGAGAAAACTACTCTAggtaggaaaaaacaaagaaacatacaaaaaacTCAGAGGAAATTTTTGTGGGAAGAGGACAGATTGATGGGACAGTTGGAacagaaaagtatttattttcattataaggTTGCCTATAATGTTCTTCTTAAATTCAATTAAActatattattatgaaaatcacATGGACAGCACAggcaaaacatttcaaatatctaGAAAGTGCAATGCATGTTCACTTAGTCCAAGTTAAACATTTGAAAGATGTTATAGTCTATCCTGAATTTTGCATAGTATAACTTAAGTGCATTTTTCCTAAGTCAACCTGCATACAAGAATGTGAAGAGTTCAAGTTGTAGtactattatatttatattttgagaaataaaacataagaggctctttcctcttcctgactctttgtattttaaaaatcaactttgggttcttaattattattatttaattaaaatataaaactagagAGCAAATATAGATGTCAATACACAATTTTTAAGATGTAGATGCAACAATTACAAAAAGGGAATTGGCTTTTGATATCTGTGAGGTTGGGAAAATCTCTTCCAGGTCAGACGGGCATCAGAACTCATTGTGTTCCCACCCTTTCTTTTACCTATTTAGAAATCCTTCAATAAAATGAGCtagcccctcctccaccccccccccaaaaaaagggtaattattgggttggcccaaaagttcatttgggtttttctgtaacatcttacagtaTTTAGTTTTTGGTACATACTTTTAGGAAAAGGCTTTGGGGACTGGCTAGAGATTAAAATCTTCAATGTACATGTAAGAATGGCTTTTTTTTTACTGATGGATAAGCATAGGCAAGAAAGATAGGTGGAGTAAAGAAATaagtattataaatttatatgatCAGGGCTTAGATGCCCTTACCTCTTGCAAAATATGAAAGCAATCACGTGAGACCATATATTTGGCCAGAGACTTCCAACTGTTCTGCAGAACTCTGTAGCATCaagagaagacacacaaatgtgTTCCCCTCTGAGGCCAGGTGACACATATGAAGAAACTATTATATGGCACTTCCAGCTCTAAATTAGAACATATAGATGTATAGAAATCCAGAAAGAACTGAAAAGGaacactaaaattatttttacttccgGAAAAAGAGAGATGAGGATGGGACTTCTCAACTCAGTACGCCACACAAAGGACTGATACGATGTGATATATATTATTTGGCatgaattaagttttatttaaatgtctGCAGAGAGTTTCCAAGAATATATGCATAAACTATTAAATCCACTCTTTACCATATACATTAATATTCATGAAATTACTTGTCTGGACTATAATTTTAGGTGTAGGCACACCTTTCATCCATTTTAAGACACAcggcaaaatttaaaaattataactatatatgaTGATGTATGTTAATCAGACCTAGTGTCTAGTTATTGTTATGTTGTATACTTGAAGCTAatgtaatatgtcaattatatcttgataaaaaatttaaacacattttcaaatacatgaaaattatgatTGATAAGACACAATTTGAAACATTTTACAGATCCCAGAAGTAGGTAGTTAGTAATATATGTTACCATTCTAAGTATACTGAATCTTCATTGCACACCCCTTCTGCCCCAAGAGACATCTAAATAAGCTGTTGCTTACAGACATAACGATATTGACTCCCACAGTCTGTATCCAAAACTTCTCTGCTTGGGCCGTATATTATGCAGTTCTTTGGATTTAGAGGGTGAAAGGATGGAAATCTGTAATGaagaataatgttttaatatattgggaaaaggaaatgagaatgtTCAAGGATGATGTTTTTGTTAAATGATAGAACtacagacattttaaaagcattttaatgaGATATTACCACATTGAGACattatcttttttcattcaaGTCAGTTTTCACAATTTCAGAGTACAATGTTACAAAAACTCGGCTATTGCATCAATAATCAATAGCAATGAagttggggatttttttgtttttgctgttgtttttaatggTTTTGGTATGTTATATACTTTACTTCTAAGATGCATCTGCTAATCTAGTCTAGGGAAAAAATCAGAGCATAAAACCTGTCATTGTATGATACTGTAAATCCCATGTTTATGAATGAAAATGAGATTTGAAGATtacaaatacacagaaaataagcCCAGAATGTTTGAAATATGGGATGATGCTGAGAATATTGGGCTCCACCAGAATAAGGAAAATAGTGGATATACTCTTTTCTCTGGATGGCTTTTGTGTATGTGAGAAtctgtatatgtacatacatatccAAGTGCTTGTACCAAGGcaggaaataaaagcatatatcaAAAGCTCTTTTAGAGTCACAAGTACACTAACTTCATGTCACTTGAGCATACACTTGGGTGTTGTGGTTGGGACTAAAATTGTTATTCTGTTGTATCAATTCTCTTTTCTGTATTCTCACGTCCTAAACAGGATATCTTACCTACAGTGTTCCTGGATGTTACGTTCTCTGATCAGATCTAAGGATAAActcaaaaagaacagaaaaaggttttgagtGCCAGAAACTTACAGATCTTGGGAGACAGTAGAATTATCCTCCCACAACCAGGCATGATGTTCTTCACTGTAAGAGAGTCCAATCCAGTAATAATAGGAAATGAAGTCCACAAAATGCTGTTTGGAAACAAAGACCAACATATTAATCTATTTTGAATCTACTCTAGGGATCAGGTACTTTTAAGAAAGTCAGTGTCTATTATTCAGATTCAGTTTTTCAATTATACaaactaaaatcatttttaacttttaatttaggAGGTATAGTCAAGCCACATGCCTCATAGTTCTCATTCATCAGGCCCATTCATTTATGGAGGAAAACGTACCACAAAATCTCACttcttgaaagaatgaaaaacgtCATAAAGGGAATTAGAGCTTTCATGGAACACTTCCTTCACAGGGGATCAGCAATCAAATTTGATCCCAAACCAACAGTATCTTGAGGGATAAATCTTAGCACAGGTTCTGCATGGAGCTAgagaaaattttcactttttcttaagAGTTGGgtaattgttttataatattcttcATATTCATTCCAAGAGTGATAACAAAAGCTATATAAttacaaaacaaattataaattcaattaatGAACTAAAAATTCAAAGTcctttgaataaaaataatgatctattatttattctttgaattcTCTCTAAAAAGTTTCTTGTACTTTATCTGTCACATTCCTATAATGTAAATCTTTGAGAAATTTTGTGTAGATTGTTTGACTGTTTCAAAGTGTAGGAAATTAGTTCAAATATAACTGCCTATTTACTAtctgattaaagacttgaatcaAAGTATTCAGCTTACTTAGATAATATTTTCCTAGGTcaaaaaaattgtagaaaaatcagaattaaataCATGCcagttcatttctgttttgtatctgAAGTAGACTGGAATTCTGAGAAACACAAAAATTTCTACTGTCTTTCCATGTTTTTGATTCACTAGAAAGGAAGTAACAGCTGCATTGGTAGCCAATCCACTTTTCTCGGCAAGAACAGCTGCCAGAtcctaagagaaaaaacaaaacatgacttGATGACATTGGTGATTCCGTTGTTTTCAGTGCTATTTACTCATTTGTTATTTAATGTTTTCTACAACTATTCTTTGAGAATTTACTGCATACACCACAGTTCAGGGGATATTAATCTGAATGACTCAGACATGACCCTTCTTCCTCATGAAGATTATATTCTAGAGATAGAGACAGAATTATACAAATTTCAGTCAtttatgaattatatttaatgataATTTGTGTAAGTATACACAAGAAATTCAGTATGTTAAAATACTGTGTAGCAGAGTATAGGATGGGGGGCGGTTAGCAGAACCTCTTTTGAGGAAGTGACCCAAAGTTGATCTCTGCTGTGTAATTAAAAGTGAACTAGATAAAAGAGATATTTAAAGGAGGAAAGCATTTTAGCATATTTCCTGAGTCAGAAAataattctggatattttatttcaaaatgaagttaataaagCACTTAGCTTGAAGTCTGACCGTCCAGTTTACTAGTGATAGTGTCTTCAACATTTACCATCCTCAGTGATAAAAGTCATATTATGTGGTAGGCACTCAAATCTTTGTCAAATGAGTGGTGCTGAGATTGTAGAGTTGAATGGGCTACCAGGGGCTGGgatgtgggggaaatggggagctgtTGGTCAAAAGGTACGAGCTTCCATTTAGAAGATGATTAAGTTTTAGGGATCTACTGTGCATCATTATAACTagagttaacagtactgtattatatacttgggAGAGTTGCTACAAGAGAGCTTCTTAaacattctcaccacaaaaagacATGATAGTTGTGTgacatgatggaggtgttagTTAATGCTATGGTggcaataatattgtaataagtgaatcattgtacactttaaacttacacgatgtcatatgtcaattatatctcaataaagttggaaaaacgCTGAGGGAAAAAAGATATGAATGAAGTGCTATATGAACACAGAAGATGATGAGACATCATTTAGGAaaagatatgtttaaaaatatctttgagctgACGTTCACTGGTTAAGTAGAGTTTAGAATTGCAGAAATCTCTGTGCTTCTTTCTGAGTTATGGAAGAAGCGGAGGTACAGGTAAAGAGGTATCAAAGTATGTGTTATGAAACACAAGCAGGCACTTAGGATCAGCTACAATATTTACTGTAATTTGCTTTTGTTACTTAAACATGAGCAGTCACATAGGAAAAATAGGTCACTTCCGGCTAATATTTTCCTTATTACTTAATATATAAATGACACACATTCAATGTAATTTAATAAACTAAGTTAGCAATAAAATGAGACTATCCTATAATTTCtattactaagcataatatcccttcatgcttctgtgtgagaaaaacaagaatatttCATTCTCTAACAGCACTAAAGTTTTCCAAAGTATGGAACCCACCTTCCTGGAGATCTGTGGAGGGTCCTGGAGAGAATGTCGGCTGAACATTTTGTTTAGTAAATGCTGTAAGAAGTAATTAGAAATTTACTTCATCAGACACAGATTtatgaaataacaaaatattacacATTAGCAAAATGAAACCTTTATTGTAAGAAAGTTTCATCACAATTTTGATCTTTTTATATAGTCTTGATTAGAAAAACTTACAATTTTTCAACAAAACTCCCAAAACAGCCACCAACAAAAGGCACATTACTCCTAAGACCCCAGAAATCAGCCTCCATCGAGTGGTCTGAAAAGCTATAAAGAAAGAGAGATAGGgtaaagatttaaagaacaaacacaggaGCTGAAGTTCTTAAAAGCAGAAACCAGTGAGAGAATCCAAAAAGTTCCTTGGTTTAATAACCCCATAATTTTGTCAATGAAATGTTGGAAAATGAAGACATTCCATTTAGAACTCCACCCAATACCAAAAATTTTATATGATGTACTTTATTCTTCAGTGAGATTAGCCATACCTTTTCCTCTTTATCAGCTCTATCTTATCAAACTGTACTtaccacttatttttaaatttgacaaAGAAGCTTAGAGATCTGTAGTAAAAAGAGATCAACAGGCACCAAGTTCGGTCTTGTGGGCTGATATAACAAACTCTTAGTTttgtaacagcaacaaaaaaatcacaagataGAGAATCTGATTCCCATTAGGTAGCTGAGAAAATGTAGGATCCattaataatgttattttctcAAGGAATCAGAGCTATTAAGTACCCAAGTCAGAAATCAAATGAAAGTTTGTCTAGACCCAGAGTCTTTCATTTAAATGACATGTATTCCATCATTGTTACAATAATATTAATACTACTTGGGAGTGTGCCCTTCTGCTAATCTCAGTGTATTCGCTACTCTGAGAAATGTCAGGCTGCTCATAGCTTTGTAGAGGCTGTACTGTGAAGAGAAGACATGGTGTGATGAGAGGTTCCCCAACCAATGTAGCGCTAATAACTTGGGAACCTGAGTTCATTTCACAGTACATTGAATTATGATATGTAAAAAACCACTTTTTTACAGGAACCATTTTTAACATGTATTACGTCTTCTCATACCAAAAATTACTTGCTCACAGGCATTTCCCCTAAAATAATTTAGCACCAGGAGATTCTGCATTAACATTAGAGTACTCCCAAAGGGTGTCGTCATCCACAACAGTTCAATGTGTCAAACTGTTAATCTGGGTGGTTTGGGGGATGTCACAACAcaaatggtaaattaaaaaaaaaaaacttttaaacattttgttgaTAATATTTAACATTCTCTATATATTTTCATGCTAGAATtatgttgtttatatttttcctggTAAATTCAGATGCCAATCAGAATTTAGAGCTATCCCTGTCAGAATCCATTCTTTAAACCTGTTGGAAAAATCtttacaaaatcatttttaagttacagaatgaagaatcagaaaaatgaaattaaagtagAAAGTACAGATACATGGGGAACCTAAAAATGTATACTTTTGTCCTACAGCGTTGCCTCAAATTAGCCATACCCACAAGATATTTTTCctggttattttaattttttcattttatgacttGGGCTGCACATACCTGCCATATGAAATGTTGTTCCAGTGTTCATGCAGGAAAGGCACGATGGCTGCTTGTTCAAGAACTGGGTTAGATCACGGAGCTGAGCTGTAGGCTAAGGAACCTGAAAGTTGTgtatgaagaaatattttaaaaaagaaaacttgtgtATTCAAGTGTGCGTGCATCATCTGCTGATGAGACACAGATGTGTAGTATGAACAAGAAGCAGTAAAATCACTATCTTCTAAAATGTTTCTGGAACCACAATACAGGAAATTCTCACTGAACTTGTGCAATGCACACCCTTTGACTATCACAAAAGAAGGTGACAGGaagtttttttcatgtttaatggTAAATTTACTTGGTATAATAAAATTCCACACATaagtttcctttttctaaaatatttatttatttactttttatttttttacatcttttttttttaacatctttattggagtataattgctttacaatggtgtgttagtttctgctttataacaaagtgaatcagttatacatatacatatgttcccatatctcttccctcttgcgtctccctccctcccaccctccatatcccacccctccaggcggtcacaaagcactgacctgatatccttgtgctatgcggctgcttcccactagctatctaccttacgtttgttagtgtatatatgtccatgcctctctctcgctttgtcacagcttacccttccccctccccatatcctcaagtccattctctagtaggtctgtgtctttattcctgtcttatccctaggttcttcatgacatttttttcccttaaattccatatatatgtgttagcatacggtatttgtctttctctttctgacttacttcactctgtatgacagactttaggtctatccacctcattacaaatagctcagtttcatatctttttatagctgagtaatattccattgtatatatgtgccacatcttctttatccattcatccgatgacggacacttaggttgtttccatctctgggctattgtagatagagctgcaatgaacattttggtacatgactctttttgaattttggttttctcagggtatatgcccagtagtgggattgctgggtcatatggtagttctattcgtagttctttaaggaaccaccatactgttctccacagtagctgtataaatttacattcccaccaacagtgcaagagggttcccttttctccacaccctctccagcatttattgtttctagattttttgatgatggccattctgactggtgtgagatgatatctcattgtagttttgatttgcatttctctactgattaatgatgttgagcattctttcatgtgtttgttggcagtctgtatatcttctttggagaaatgtctatttaggtcttgtgcccatttttggattggattgtttgtgtttttgttattgagctgcatgagctgcttgtaaattttggagattaatcctttgtcagttgcttcatttgcaaatattttctcccattctgagggttgtcttttggtcttgtttatggtttccttgctgtgcaaaagctttgaagtttcattaggtcccatttgtttatttttgtttttatttccatttctctaggaggtgggtcaaaaaggatcttgctgtgatttatgtcatagagtgttctgcctatgttttcctctaccagtttgatagtttctggccttacatttaggtctttaatccattttgagcttatttttgtgtatggtgttagggagtgatctaatctcatacttcgacatgtacctgtccagttttcccggcaccacttattgaagaggctgtcctttctccactgtacattcctgcctcctttatcaaagatagggtgaccatatgtgcatgggtttatctctgggctttctatcctgttccattgatctgtctttctgtttttgtgccagtaccatactgtcttgattactgtagctttgtagtatagtctgaagtcagggagcctgattcctccagctccgtttttcattctcaagatttcttcctgattcagtcttggcaggttgtgcatttctaagaatttgtccatttctttgaagttgtccattttattggcatacagttgcttgtagtaacctctcatgatcttttgtatttctgcagtgtcagttgttacttctcctttctcatttgtaattctattgatttgagtctttttcctttttttcttgatgagtctggctaatggtttatcaattttgtttatcttctcaaagaaccagcttttagttttattgatctttgctatcgtttccttcatttctttttcatttatttctgatctgatgtttatgatttctttccttctgctaactttggggttttttttgttcttcttcctctaattgctttaggtgcaaggttaggttgtttattcgagatgtttcctgtttcttaaggtaggattgtattgctataaacttccctcttagaactgcttttgctgcatcccatagattttgggtcatcgtgtctccattgtcatttgtttctaggtattcttttatttcctctttgatttcttcagtgatcactttgttattaagtagtgtattgtttagcctccatgtgtttgtagtttttacagatcttttcctgtaattgatatctagtctcatagtgttgtggttggaaaagatacttgaaacaacttcgattttcttaaatttaccaaggcttgacttgtgacccaaaatatgatctatcctggagaatgttccatgagcacttgagaaaaatgtgtattctgttgtttttggatggaatgtcctataaatatcaattaagtccatcttgtttaatgtatcatttaaagcttttgtttccttatttatttgcattttggatgatctgtctattggtgaaagtggggtgttaacgtcccctactatgaatgtgttactgtcgatttccccttttatggctgttagtatttgccttatgtgttgaggtgctcctatgttgggtacataaatatttacaattgttatatattcttcttggattgatcccttgatcattatgtagtgtacttctttgtctcctctaatagtctttattttaaagtctattttgtctgatatgagaattgctactccagctttcttttggtttccatttgcatgaaatatctttttccatccccttactttcagtctgtatgtgtctctaggtctgaagtgggtctattgtagacagcaaatatatgggtcttgtttttgtatccattcagctaatctgtgtcttttggtgggagcatttagtccatttacatttaaggtaattatcgatatgtatgttcctattcccattttcttgattgttttgggttcggtattgtaggtcttttccttctcttgtgcttcttgcctagagaagttcctttagcagttgttgtaaagatggtttggtggtgctgaactctctcagcttttgcttgtctgtaaaggttttaatttctccatcaaatctgaatgagatccttgctgggtagagtaatcttggttgcaggtttttctccttcatcactttaaatatgtcctgccactcccttctggcttgcagagtttctgctgaaagattagctgttaaccttatggggattcccttgtgtgttatttgttgtttttcccttgctgcttttaatatgttttctttgtatttaatttttgacagtttgattaatatgtgtcttggcatatttctccttggatttatcttgtgtgggactctctgtgcttcctggacttgattaactagttcccttcccatattagggaagttttcaactataatctcttcaaatatttacacagcccctttctttttctcttcttcttctggaacccctataattcgaatgttggtgcatttaatgttgtcccggaggtctctgagactgtcctcagttcttttcattcttttttctttattctgctctgcagtagttatttccactattttatcttccagttcacttatccgttcttctgcctcagtt
The Globicephala melas chromosome 10, mGloMel1.2, whole genome shotgun sequence genome window above contains:
- the LOC115840963 gene encoding natural killer cells antigen CD94, producing the protein MNTGTTFHMAAFQTTRWRLISGVLGVMCLLLVAVLGVLLKNSFTKQNVQPTFSPGPSTDLQEGSGSCSCREKWIGYQCSCYFLSSESKTWKDSRNFCVSQNSSLLQIQNRNELHFVDFISYYYWIGLSYSEEHHAWLWEDNSTVSQDLFPSFHPLNPKNCIIYGPSREVLDTDCGSQYRYVCKQQLI